The Salvia miltiorrhiza cultivar Shanhuang (shh) chromosome 1, IMPLAD_Smil_shh, whole genome shotgun sequence genome has a window encoding:
- the LOC130993257 gene encoding uncharacterized protein LOC130993257 encodes MHLAKPISQNVLFYYGQWTRSIESLVLGKFEYKRWQGIWVPGPSINNTHLVFGVKIEMRDELRINISLEDYYMKVKEWEDRYHQFTWLIHQPNVVYDSARNVVNASKETWDTIATVRPEMCVYMEEGEFNSARLTLLFEEIIKNEESAQRFNIPTNSGASYFSEVVDQPNATGVNGSPQSFSSWSREI; translated from the exons ATGCATCTTGCAAAGCCAATATCtcaaaatgttttattttactatgGTCAATGGACTCGATCCATTGAATCTCTCGTTTTAGGAAAATTTGAGTATAAACGTTGGCAGGGAATTTGGGTGCCTGGGCCATCAATAAATAATACACATCTTGTGTTTGGAGTGAAGATTGAAATGCGAGATGAGTTGAGAATCAACATATCACTTGAGGACTATTATATGAAGGTCAAAGAATGGGAAGACAGATATCATCAATTCACTTGGTTGATTCATCAACCTAATGTCGTTTACGACAGTGCAAGGAATGTGGTGAATGCATCTAAGGAAACTTGGGATACAATTGCTACA gTACGCCCGGAAATGTGTGTGTATATGGAAGAGGGCGAGTTCAACTCCGCTAGACTAACTTTACTTTTTGaagaaatcatcaaaaatgaagaaAGTGCACAACGCTTTAATATCCCAACCAATTCTGGAGCAAGTTATTTTAGTGAAGTCGTTGACCAGCCAAATGCTACCGGCGTTAATGGTTCGCCACAAAGTTTCTCTAGTTGGTCAAGGGAGATATAA
- the LOC130993338 gene encoding protein FAR1-RELATED SEQUENCE 5-like, whose product MVIDLNVSDDGFEEEENENNFDGNECSLSEDVSVSDLESESDKSLRIENEDKLQVGAVYDSLDVIYILYTQYGILSGFSVRKGSNKKFDNSDILRLKVYLCSCEGYPDNKRSVGRIASYKKQVSRTNCKARLRVVREEDGPWRVSVFFKQHNHELVSPDQSYTLRSARHMSFAKKSVLDAFRAAGIQISRAYRFMEKEAGGRANVGFMKKDAYAHVNLMKKETKLENGDANALMKYLIGKGNTETHFYWNVQLDDDGRLINFFFRDTRSAVDYEIFGDVLSIDTTYRTNKYNLVCAPFVGINHHKNNVLFALAFLSDETTKSFEWLFNCFLESMNWKEPGIIFSDQCQALMNGIDFSFQTSCHRLCQWHINQNAPSHFGSLNGNAAFKKTWYYCMNGCETEGEFDSTWQTMITDYELSENRWFGNMYNLRKRWASVYTNDKFTAGLHATSRSEVTNKVLKDLCSATTSLHDFVMKYERLQHEWRLRETEEDTLCRGVPGQFIQNNNLLKHAARVYTRNVYKTFECEVAHSLNVKIIHHPYDFTADELVYGVSSCSASNGIRTVRFTRATRHATCSCRMWEAEGILCRHIVNILLLLNIDSLPEHFILKRWRKDAKNKILPNQRNMTEEGGQDSIANMVFVNHNMKTLYDLMLECKGDKICRDVINKFVGNCVKKIELLKSARPGVSGRHGSEGNSSGQGVFWDKFTNILRASDETWRSIQEVHSAAMVYRNRGEPHYAALAKLFHDKVFEYLDYEDESPCSDDSD is encoded by the exons ATGGTTATCGACTTGAATGTTTCTGATGATggctttgaagaagaagaaaatgagaatAATTTTGATGGTAATGAATGTAGCTTGTCTGAAGATGTTAGTGTTTCAGATTTGGAGAGCGAGTCAGATAAGTCACTAAGAATTGAAAATGAGGATAAATTGCAGGTTGGTGCTGTTTATGATAGTTTGGATGTGATTTATATTTTGTACACCCAATATGGTATTTTATCTGGATTCAGTGTTAGGAAGGGGTCCAATAAAAAATTTGACAATTCAGATATTCTTCGGTTAAAAGTTTATCTTTGTTCTTGTGAAGGGTATCCAGATAATAAGCGTTCGGTTGGACGAATAGCTTCTTACAAGAAGCAAGTTAGTCGAACGAATTGTAAGGCAAGGTTGCGAGTTGTTAGAGAGGAAGATGGTCCATGGAGAGTGTCTGTGTTTTTTAAACAACATAATCACGAATTAGTGTCGCCAGACCAAAGTTATACCTTGAGATCTGCCCGTCATATGTCATTTGCTAAAAAATCTGTATTAGATGCTTTTAGGGCTGCAGGAATTCAGATTAGTAGGGCCTACAGATTCATGGAAAAAGAAGCAGGTGGACGAGCGAATGTAGGATTCATGAAAAAGGATGCATATGCACACGTAAATTTGATGAAAAAGGAAACCAAACTTGAAAATGGAGATGCGAATGCATTGATGAAGTATTTAATTGGCAAGGGCAACACAGAGACTCATTTTTATTGGAATGTACAGCTTGATGATGATGGCCGGTTGATAAACTTTTTCTTTAGGGATACTCGTTCAGCTGTTGATTATGAGATATTTGGGGATGTTCTATCCATTGATACGACTTATCGAACAAATAAGTACAATCTAGTGTGTGCACCTTTCGTTGGTATAAACCACCACAAAAACAATGTGCTTTTTGCCCTTGCCTTCTTGTCTGATGAAACCACCAAATCATTTGAGTGGTTGTTTAATTGCTTCTTAGAGTCTATGAACTGGAAAGAACCGGGGATTATATTTTCAGATCAATGTCAGGCTCTTATGAACGGGATAGATTTTAGTTTTCAGACTTCTTGTCACCGTTTGTGCCAATGGCACATAAACCAAAATGCTCCATCACATTTTGGTTCTTTAAATGGCAATGCGGCATTCAAGAAGACATGGTACTATTGTATGAATGGTTGCGAGACAGAGGGTGAATTTGATTCTACTTGGCAGACAATGATAACCGATTATGAGCTAAGTGAGAACCGTTGGTTTGGGAACATGTACAATTTGAGAAAAAGATGGGCTTCTGTGTATACCAACGACAAGTTTACAGCCGGCCTACATGCTACCTCTAGGAGTGAGGTGACGAACAAGGTGTTGAAAGATTTATGTTCTGCCACCACATCTCTTCATGACTTTGTGATGAAATACGAAAGACTACAGCACGAATGGCGTTTGCGAGAGACTGAGGAGGACACTTTGTGTCGTGGCGTCCCTGGACAATTTATTCAAAACAACAATTTGTTAAAACATGCCGCAAGGGTTTATACTCGAAATGTGTACAAAACCTTTGAATGTGAGGTAGCTCATTCTTTAAATGTGAAGATTATTCATCATCCATATGACTTCACCGCCGATGAATTAGTGTATGGAGTCTCTTCATGTTCAGCAAGTAATGGGATCCGTACAGTTCGTTTCACACGGGCAACACGTCATGCTACCTGCTCATGTCGAATGTGGGAGGCCGAAGGCATTTTGTGTCGCCACATAGTCaatattttgttgttgttgaataTTGACAGCTTGCCCGAACATTTCATACTAAAGAGGTGGAGGAAGGACGCGAAGAATAAGATTCTACCTAACCAACGAAATATGACTGAAGAAGGAGGTCAAGATAGCATTGCAAATATGGTTTTTGTTAACCATAATATGAAAACTCTTTATGATTTGATGTTGGAGTGCAAGGGCGACAAGATTTGTCGGGATGTCATCAACAAATTTGTGGGTAATTGTGTCAAAAAAATTGAACTATTGAAATCCGCGAGACCCGGAGTTAGTGGACGTCATGGCAGTGAAGGGAATAGTTCGGGGCAG GGAGTCTTTTGGGACAAGTTTACCAACATATTGCGAGCTTCCGACGAGACCTGGCGAAGTATTCAGGAG GTACACTCAGCAGCGATGGTTTATAGGAACCGAGGAGAGCCGCATTACGCTGCACTTGCAAAATTGTTCCATGATAAAGTGTTTGAGTATCTCGATTATGAAGACGAGTCTCCTTGCTCCGATGATTCAGACTAA